The Bremerella cremea genome window below encodes:
- the rpmG gene encoding 50S ribosomal protein L33: MAKKNKKAETVFLVCEETGDYNYSLRRKPGGEKLRLKKYCPRLRKHTLHAEKKK; encoded by the coding sequence ATGGCCAAAAAGAATAAAAAAGCTGAAACCGTGTTCCTCGTCTGCGAAGAAACCGGTGACTACAACTACTCGCTGCGACGCAAGCCAGGTGGCGAAAAGCTACGCCTGAAGAAATATTGCCCTCGCCTGCGCAAGCATACGCTGCACGCCGAAAAGAAAAAGTAA
- the recJ gene encoding single-stranded-DNA-specific exonuclease RecJ — translation MDANWRILPHDVAVVRALEKAASIPPVVAQLLICRGIRDPETAREFLDAKLSGLRDPDLLPGVKKAAALIHATVKANKKIIIYGDYDADGITSTAILYRCLKLMGASVGYYVPHRIDEGYGLNVEAIEKLSERGTDLIITVDCGIASVAEAARAKELGLDLIITDHHEMGETLPDATALVHPRLPGTNYPFGGLCGAGVALKLAWALCQLECESKRVTDRYKNYLLSAVGLAAIGTVADVVPLTDENRLLVRHGLNCLREFPVLGISALSKITGLQDKPALASDDIGFTLAPRLNAAGRLGQAQLAIELLTTDSTERATALADYLHQLNDSRSSLERSVQLAATKQIKDEFDPENDPALVLAGRGWHPGIIGIVAGRLAEKYNRPVVMIALDEAGVKPGVGSCRSANGLNLHEALQACDHLLLGHGGHAAAAGLQIDEAQIENFRHEFFEYAASNVSEADRVSELVIDAEAPFTQLTRQIVEQIDLLGPFGQGNPRPLMCATGAKLATPPKRIGGGERHLSIQLEHHGIKIRGVAFGRGDWAEELEQSEGPLDIAYHPVINTFRGRSNVELHLVAWKPTQSKTLAPQTR, via the coding sequence ATGGATGCAAACTGGCGAATACTCCCGCACGATGTAGCCGTTGTCCGAGCACTAGAAAAGGCCGCCAGTATTCCTCCAGTTGTCGCTCAGCTGCTCATTTGCCGAGGAATCCGCGACCCTGAAACGGCTCGCGAATTCCTGGACGCGAAACTCTCGGGCCTAAGAGATCCCGATCTTCTTCCAGGCGTCAAAAAAGCAGCCGCCCTGATCCATGCCACCGTAAAAGCGAATAAGAAAATCATCATCTATGGTGATTACGACGCGGACGGGATCACATCGACTGCGATCCTTTACCGCTGCCTGAAACTCATGGGAGCCTCGGTCGGTTATTACGTACCTCACCGCATTGACGAAGGCTATGGGCTGAATGTCGAAGCGATTGAAAAGCTTTCCGAGCGCGGTACCGACCTGATCATCACCGTCGACTGCGGAATTGCCAGCGTGGCCGAAGCGGCCAGGGCCAAGGAATTGGGGCTGGACCTGATCATCACCGATCACCACGAGATGGGAGAGACCTTGCCAGACGCAACCGCTCTGGTTCACCCCCGGCTTCCCGGCACCAACTATCCGTTTGGCGGGCTTTGCGGAGCTGGTGTCGCCCTGAAACTGGCTTGGGCCCTCTGCCAGCTCGAATGCGAATCGAAACGAGTTACCGATCGCTACAAGAACTATCTGCTCTCGGCGGTTGGCCTAGCCGCCATCGGAACCGTGGCGGACGTGGTTCCCCTGACCGACGAAAATCGCCTACTCGTTCGACACGGATTGAATTGCCTGCGAGAGTTTCCCGTGCTGGGCATTAGCGCACTGAGTAAAATCACCGGACTACAAGACAAACCAGCACTAGCCAGCGACGACATCGGTTTCACGCTCGCTCCACGCTTAAATGCGGCAGGCCGTCTCGGCCAAGCTCAGCTCGCGATCGAACTTCTCACGACCGACTCTACCGAACGAGCCACTGCCCTGGCCGACTACTTGCACCAACTTAACGACAGTCGCTCGAGCCTGGAACGCAGTGTGCAACTGGCCGCCACAAAACAAATCAAAGATGAGTTCGATCCAGAGAACGACCCTGCCCTGGTCCTGGCTGGTCGCGGCTGGCACCCCGGTATCATTGGTATCGTGGCAGGCCGTCTGGCGGAAAAATACAACCGCCCTGTCGTCATGATCGCACTGGACGAAGCTGGCGTAAAACCAGGGGTCGGCTCTTGCCGCTCAGCCAATGGTTTGAACCTGCACGAGGCCCTCCAAGCTTGCGACCACCTACTCCTAGGGCACGGAGGGCACGCAGCCGCAGCCGGCCTGCAAATCGACGAAGCCCAGATCGAGAACTTTCGTCACGAATTCTTCGAATACGCGGCAAGCAATGTGAGCGAAGCAGACCGCGTTTCCGAACTGGTCATTGATGCCGAAGCTCCCTTCACACAGCTTACCCGCCAGATTGTCGAGCAAATTGACCTTCTGGGGCCCTTCGGCCAAGGCAATCCCCGCCCCTTGATGTGCGCCACCGGCGCCAAGCTGGCTACCCCTCCCAAACGCATCGGCGGAGGCGAACGCCATCTGTCAATTCAGCTTGAACACCATGGCATCAAAATCCGTGGAGTTGCGTTTGGTCGCGGCGACTGGGCCGAAGAACTTGAACAATCGGAAGGCCCTCTGGATATTGCTTACCACCCAGTAATCAACACCTTCCGCGGCCGCAGCAACGTAGAACTGCACTTGGTGGCCTGGAAACCAACTCAATCAAAAACCCTAGCACCACAAACCAGGTAA
- a CDS encoding glycoside hydrolase family 5 protein, which produces MNLNRRMFTAGTATTLGLWSLGQPVLAGGGHDVPPLDVGVNLAGPEFGTHSPQFSQANPGTLGRDYTFNSRQTVQYFYDHGVKSFRIPIAWERLQPQLQGELDVVYFGGLQKLLSWITDVGGNAILDLHNYGRYRLSVDGRPLEVVLGEKQGGKVLLSVDDLADVWRRIAQQLRGHYSIAAYGIMNEPHDLQGLDWAAASNQVVAAIREVDQQRWISVSGNDWATSKRFAEVNGESAWINDPAQRTIYEAHAYFDSDASGKYADSFAEEAKLDPQIAGRPSRTLDPFLNWCQQNQVYGFVGEIGVPNEPQWLELLAEACRLIHRAKAAVGYWAAGEWWGDYRLSVQPKSFDAPLPAQMKTVVTNMQ; this is translated from the coding sequence ATGAATCTCAATCGAAGAATGTTCACCGCTGGGACCGCAACAACACTTGGCCTGTGGAGCCTCGGGCAGCCTGTGCTCGCAGGTGGGGGGCACGATGTCCCGCCGTTGGACGTGGGCGTCAACCTGGCGGGGCCAGAGTTCGGCACCCACAGTCCGCAGTTTTCGCAAGCCAATCCCGGGACGCTGGGACGTGACTACACGTTCAACTCCCGTCAAACGGTTCAATACTTCTACGACCACGGCGTGAAAAGTTTCCGCATCCCAATTGCCTGGGAACGGCTCCAACCGCAACTGCAGGGTGAACTCGACGTCGTTTACTTTGGCGGCCTACAGAAGCTGCTTTCCTGGATTACCGACGTCGGTGGTAACGCGATCCTCGACTTGCACAACTACGGCCGTTATCGGCTATCGGTTGACGGTCGGCCTCTTGAAGTGGTGCTAGGGGAAAAGCAGGGGGGCAAGGTCCTGCTCTCGGTTGACGATCTGGCCGATGTGTGGCGCCGGATCGCCCAGCAACTTAGGGGGCACTACTCGATTGCCGCCTATGGAATCATGAACGAACCGCACGACCTCCAGGGGCTTGATTGGGCTGCGGCTTCGAATCAAGTTGTCGCCGCGATCCGTGAGGTCGATCAGCAGCGCTGGATTTCGGTCTCCGGCAACGACTGGGCTACCTCGAAGCGGTTTGCGGAAGTGAACGGTGAGTCGGCCTGGATCAACGATCCCGCCCAGCGAACCATTTACGAAGCCCACGCCTACTTCGATTCCGATGCCAGTGGCAAGTATGCGGACTCTTTCGCTGAAGAAGCGAAGCTTGATCCCCAGATCGCCGGTCGCCCATCAAGGACGCTCGACCCCTTTCTGAATTGGTGCCAGCAGAACCAGGTGTACGGCTTCGTCGGTGAAATCGGCGTGCCGAACGAGCCCCAGTGGCTGGAACTGTTGGCCGAGGCCTGTCGTTTGATACACCGGGCAAAGGCCGCCGTCGGCTATTGGGCCGCAGGAGAGTGGTGGGGCGACTATCGATTGTCGGTCCAGCCGAAAAGCTTCGACGCACCGCTACCGGCTCAGATGAAAACAGTCGTCACCAACATGCAATAG